The Tripterygium wilfordii isolate XIE 37 chromosome 17, ASM1340144v1, whole genome shotgun sequence genome has a window encoding:
- the LOC119982683 gene encoding very-long-chain aldehyde decarbonylase CER1-like gives MIEESILEADKTGVEVLSLGLLNQGEVLNENGELYVQRNPDLKVKVVDGSSLAAVVVLNTIPEGTTKVLLNGRLSKVAYAIIHVLCQRGIQVATVTMKDYEKLKTRLIINNNTEHEHEHLVFSSSYAQKIWLVGDGLSKAEQLKAPKGTVFIPYSQFPPKKVRKDCFYHSTPAMIVPKSLENMDSCENWLARRVMSAWRVAGIVHALEGWGVNECGQAMLKVEEMWEATLQHGFLPLQIIPP, from the exons ATGATTGAAGAATCAATACTAGAGGCAGATAAGACAGGTGTTGAGGTTCTAAGCCTTGGGCTTCTAAACCAG GGGGAGGTTTTGAATGAGAATGGAGAGCTTTATGTGCAAAGAAACCCAGACCTGAAAGTAAAGGTAGTTGATGGGAGTAGCCTCGCCGCGGTGGTCGTGCTGAATACCATACCAGAAGGAACAACAAAGGTTCTTCTAAATGGCAGGCTCTCCAAGGTTGCTTATGCTATTATTCATGTTCTATGCCAAAGAGGAATTCAG GTCGCCACCGTGACTATGAAAGACTATGAGAAGCTTAAAACAAGGCtaatcatcaacaacaacactGAACATGAACATGAACATCTGGTTTTCTCATCAAGTTATGCTCAAAAG ATATGGTTAGTGGGAGATGGTTTGAGTAAGGCAGAACAACTTAAGGCACCAAAGGGAACAGTTTTCATTCCTTACTCGCAATTCCCTCCGAAGAAAGTTCGTAAAGATTGCTTCTACCACTCCACCCCAGCAATGATTGTTCCCAAATCATTAGAGAATATGGACTCTTGTGAG aattGGTTGGCAAGGAGGGTTATGAGTGCTTGGCGTGTAGCAGGAATAGTGCATGCCTTAGAAGGATGGGGAGTAAACGAGTGTGGCCAAGCAATGTTGAAGGTTGAAGAAATGTGGGAAGCAACTCTCCAGCATGGGTTTCTTCCTTTGCAAATTATTCCACCTTAA
- the LOC119982248 gene encoding very-long-chain aldehyde decarbonylase CER1-like, which produces MASNPGILTDWPWKPLGNFKYLILAPWAIHSIYSFTVKEEGERDLGYLLILPFLLTRMLHNQIWISLSRHRTAIGNNRILDKGIGFDQVDRERNWDDQILFNGVIFYIGHKTIEQASHLPIWRTSGVIITVLLHMGPAEFLYYWLHRLLHHHFLYSRYHSHHHSSIVTEPITSVIHPFGEHIAYFMLFAIPLYTTVVTETASIVSFAGYISYIDFMNNMGHCNFQLIPTWLFSIFPPLKYLTYTPSFHSLHHTQFRTNYSLFMPFYDYIYNTMDKSTDNLYEASLERQQDTPNVVHLTHLTTPHSIYHLRIGFASLASNPAHSVQTWYSWILWPITCWFALLTHFLDGTFVLERNTFKNLNLQSWVVPRYTIQFFMERQRGAINEMIEESILEADKRGVEVLSLGLLNQGEDLNENGELYVQRNPDLKVKVVDGSSLAAAVVLNTIPEGTTQVLLNGRLSKVAFAIVHALCQRGIQVAIVSMKDYEKLKPRLIINDNTEHEHLVFSSSYAQKIWLVGDGLSKAEQLKAPKGTVFIPYSQFPPKKVRKDCFYHSTPAMIVPKSLENMDSCENWLARRVMSAWRVAGIVHALEGWGVNECGQAMLKVEEIWEATLQHGFLPLQIIPP; this is translated from the exons ATGGCTTCCAACCCAGGAATCCTCACTGATTGGCCATGGAAACCTCTTGGGAACTTTAag TACTTGATATTGGCACCGTGGGCAATACACAGCATATATTCCTTCACAGTGAAGGAAGAAGGTGAAAGAGACCTGGGTTACTTGCTCATACTCCCATTTCTCCTAACAAGGATGCTTCATAACCAGATCTGGATCTCTCTTTCTCGTCATCGAACTGCCATAGGCAATAACAGGATCCTCGACAAGGGCATCGGTTTCGATCAAGTTGATAGAGAAAGAAATTG GGATGATCAGATATTGTTCAATGGGGTTATATTCTACATAGGTCACAAGACAATTGAACAAGCATCTCACCTTCCAATTTGGAGAACAAGTGGTGTGATAATCACAGTTTTGCTTCATATGGGTCCAGCTGAGTTCCTCTACTATTGGCTTCACAGATTGCTTCATCACCATTTTCTCTACTCTCGCTACCATTCACATCACCATTCCTCCATTGTCACCGAGCCAATCAcct CCGTGATACATCCGTTTGGAGAGCATATAGCGTATTTCATGCTGTTCGCAATACCATTGTACACAACAGTAGTAACAGAGACTGCTTCAATTGTATCATTCGCTGGTTACATCTCCTACATTGATTTCATGAACAACATGGGTCACTGCAACTTCCAACTCATCCCAACTTGGCTTTTCTCTATATTCCCTCCACTCAAGTATCTCACCTACACCCCTTC GTTTCACTCGCTACATCACACCCAGTTTCGCACAAATTACTCTCTTTTCATGCCCTTTTATGATTACATATACAACACCATGGACAAGTCTACGGATAATCTCTATGAAGCTTCACTTGAACGACAACAAGACACGCCTAATGTGGTCCACTTAACCCATCTAACCACACCACACTCCATCTATCATCTTCGTATTGGGTTTGCTTCACTGGCCTCAAACCCGGCCCATTCGGTTCAAACTTGGTATTCCTGGATTCTCTGGCCCATCACTTGTTGGTTCGCACTACTCACTCACTTCTTGGACGGGACTTTTGTTCTTGAGAGGAACACCTTCAAGAATCTCAACTTGCAATCTTGGGTGGTCCCCAGATACACTATTCAG tttttcatggAAAGACAAAGAGGAGCTATCAATGAAATGATTGAAGAATCAATACTAGAGGCAGATAAGAGAGGTGTTGAGGTTCTAAGCCTTGGGCTTCTAAACCAG GGGGAGGATTTGAATGAGAATGGAGAGCTTTATGTGCAAAGAAACCCAGACCTGAAAGTAAAGGTGGTTGATGGGAGTAGCCTTGCCGCCGCGGTCGTGCTGAATACCATACCAGAAGGAACAACACAGGTTCTTCTAAATGGCAGACTCTCCAAGGTTGCTTTTGCTATTGTTCATGCTCTATGCCAAAGAGGAATTCAG GTTGCCATCGTGAGTATGAAAGACTATGAGAAGCTTAAACCAAGGCTAATCATCAACGATAACACTGAACATGAACATCTGGTTTTCTCATCAAGTTATGCTCAAAAG ATATGGTTAGTGGGAGATGGTTTGAGTAAGGCAGAACAACTTAAGGCACCAAAGGGAACAGTTTTCATTCCTTACTCGCAATTCCCTCCGAAGAAAGTTCGTAAAGATTGCTTCTACCACTCCACCCCAGCAATGATTGTTCCCAAATCATTAGAGAATATGGACTCTTGTGAG aattGGTTGGCAAGGAGGGTTATGAGTGCTTGGCGTGTAGCAGGAATAGTGCATGCCTTAGAAGGATGGGGAGTAAACGAGTGTGGCCAAGCAATGTTGAAGGTTGAAGAAATTTGGGAAGCAACTCTCCAGCATGGGTTTCTTCCTTTGCAAATTATTCCACCTTAA
- the LOC119982317 gene encoding very-long-chain aldehyde decarbonylase CER1-like, whose product MASKPGILTDWPWKPLGSFKHVVLLPWVVHSTYSFLVRNENERDLSNFLIFPFLVWRILHNQLWITLSRYKTAKGSSRIVDKGIEFDQVDRERDWDDQIIFNGILFYLGSKTLAGASKLPMWRMDGVILTILIHMGPVEFLYYWLHRALHHHFLYSRYHSHHHSSIVTEPITSVIHPFAEHIAYFLLFSIPLLTTIFTGIASLASLVGYITYIDLMNNMGHCNFELIPSWLFSIFPPLKYLMYTPSFHSLHHTQFRTNYSLFMPFYDYIYGTMDKSSGSLYENSLKREEESPDVVHLTHLTTPESIYHLRLGFASLASKPHTKKWYFWLMWPVTLGSTVFTWVYGRTFVVERHRFQKMRLQTWVIARYNMQYLMEWKNESINSLIEEAIIEADKRGVKVLSLGLLNQGEKLNGYGGLYVERHPGLKVRVVDGSSLAVAVVLNSIPKGTTQILFRGKLTKVAWGIVSVLSHRGIQVATLRGEEYEKLSKYMGGKLKSNLLLSKSGSQKIWLVGDGLSKEEQEIATKGTTFIPFSQFPPKKLRKDCIYHTTPAMKTPMSIENVDSCENWLPRRVMSAWRVGGIVHAMEGWEEHECGFIDHINNNNIHKVWEASLRHGFQPL is encoded by the exons ATGGCTTCTAAGCCTGGAATTCTCACTGACTGGCCATGGAAGCCTCTCGGAAGCTTTAAG CATGTAGTGTTGCTTCCTTGGGTGGTTCACAGCACATACTCATTTTTGGTAAGAAATGAAAACGAGAGAGACCTCTCAAACTTCCTCATATTCCCATTCCTTGTATGGAGAATCCTCCACAACCAGCTCTGGATCACCCTCTCCCGCTACAAAACCGCCAAAGGCAGTTCCCGGATCGTCGACAAAGGCATCGAGTTCGATCAGGTTGATAGAGAACGAGACTG GGATGATCAGATAATTTTCAATGGGATATTATTTTACTTGGGAAGCAAGACACTAGCTGGGGCATCAAAACTGCCGATGTGGAGAATGGATGGTGTGATTTTGACGATTCTTATACACATGGGTCCAGTGGAGTTCCTCTATTACTGGCTTCACAGGGCTCTCCATCACCATTTTCTCTACTCACGTTACCATTCACATCACCACTCATCCATTGTCACCGAACCCATCACAT CTGTGATTCATCCATTCGCAGAACACATAGCCTACTTCCTGCTCTTTTCAATACCATTACTAACCACCATATTCACCGGCATCGCCTCCCTGGCCTCTCTCGTCGGCTACATCACCTACATTGATCTAATGAACAATATGGGTCACTGTAATTTTGAGCTAATCCCAAGTTGGCTCTTCTCCATTTTTCCTCCTCTCAAGTACTTAATGTACACTCCCTC ATTTCACTCTCTTCATCACACTCAATTTCGGACTAATTACTCATTGTTCATGCCATTCTACGATTACATCTATGGTACAATGGACAAATCTTCTGGTTCTTTGTATGAGAATTCTCTAAAAAGGGAGGAAGAATCGCCGGACGTGGTTCACTTGACCCATCTAACCACGCCGGAATCGATTTACCATCTCCGGCTAGGGTTTGCTTCATTGGCGTCCAAGCCTCACACCAAGAAATGGTACTTTTGGTTAATGTGGCCTGTCACGCTAGGGTCCACGGTCTTCACTTGGGTTTATGGTCGCACTTTTGTGGTTGAGAGGCATCGATTCCAGAAGATGAGGTTACAAACTTGGGTTATAGCAAGATACAATATGCAA TACTTAATGGAATGGAAAAATGAATCCATCAATAGCTTGATTGAGGAAGCTATTATTGAAGCAGATAAAAGAGGAGTCAAAGTATTGAGCCTTGGTCTCTTAAATCAG GGGGAGAAGCTGAATGGGTATGGTGGGCTTTATGTAGAGAGGCATCCAGGGCTTAAAGTGAGAGTGGTGGATGGGAGTAGTCTGGCAGTTGCTGTTGTTTTaaacagcattcccaaagggaCAACACAAATTCTCTTCAGGGGTAAACTCACCAAGGTTGCATGGGGCATTGTCTCTGTCCTTTCTCATAGGGGCATCCAG GTGGCTACATTGCgtggagaagaatatgagaagcTGAGTAAATACATGGGGGGCAAGTTAAAGAGTAATTTGCTGCTGTCGAAAAGTGGTTCGCAGAAG ATTTGGCTGGTTGGAGATGGATTGAGTAAGGAAGAACAAGAAATTGCAACAAAAGGAACAACGTTCATTCCCTTCTCCCAGTTCCCACCCAAGAAGCTACGTAAAGACTGCATCTACCACACAACTCCGGCAATGAAAACTCCAATGTCCATTGAGAATGTGGACTCGTgtgag AACTGGTTGCCTCGAAGGGTGATGAGTGCATGGAGAGTGGGAGGAATAGTGCACGCCATGGAAGGATGGGAAGAGCATGAATGTGGGTTTATTGATcatatcaacaacaacaacatacaCAAAGTTTGGGAAGCAAGTCTACGTCATGGATTTCAACCTCTCTGA
- the LOC119982685 gene encoding very-long-chain aldehyde decarbonylase GL1-6-like has translation MAVENGHPDGLYSYSLENRVLHNIRLWAKPVWAIKLTGCPSEKEQRQCHMQPWQVIITMLLRVGPVEFLYYWLHRALHHHYLYSRYHSHHHSSIVTQPITCKQPDTLLNGTVSMTSFCGYLLFLDFMNYMGHCNFELFPKWLFSIFPPIKYLIYTPSFHSLHHSQFRTNYSLFMPIYDYVYNTMDKSTDSQTLLYGPCGHSPYGPRPCLGSMAMYYVPRKREAINESIEEATVEAEERPFFSALALALRQSGIQRILFEVQSLFLLLICMYLCTLCMVWLIGDGVADKEQLKAPKGTLFIPFSQFPPKRMRNDCFYHHTPAMLAPKSFQNITTLVR, from the exons ATGGCTGTTGAAAATGGTCACCCAGATGGGCTGTACAGTTATTCATTAGAGAATCGGGTCTTGCATAATATAAGGT TGTGGGCCAAGCCAGTTTGGGCCATTAAATTAACTGGATGCCCCTCTGAGAAAGAACAGAGACAATGCCACATGCAACCTTG GCAGGTGATAATCACAATGTTACTCCGTGTGGGTCCTGTGGAGTTCTTATACTACTGGCTTCACAGAGCATTGCACCACCATTATCTCTACTCTCGCTACCACTCTCACCACCATTCCTCCATTGTCACTCAGCCCATCACCTGTAAGCAACcagatacat TGTTGAATGGGACAGTATCCATGACCTCATTTTGTGGTTATTTGTTATTCCTTGATTTCATGAACTATATGGGTCACTGTAATTTCGAGTTATTCCCAAAATGGCTCTTCTCCATTTTCCCTCCTATCAAATACCTCATCTACACTCCCTC ATTTCATTCCTTGCATCACTCTCAATTTCGGACAAATTACTCTCTCTTCATGCCAATCTACGATTACGTATACAATACCATGGACAAGTCCACGGATTCC CAAACACTTTTATATGGGCCTTGTGGCCACTCACCATATGGTCCAAGGCCTTGTCTTGGTTCTATGGCAATG TACTATGTTCCAAGGAAAAGAGAAGCGATAAATGAATCAATTGAGGAAGCCACAGTAGAAGCCGAGGAAAGACCTTTTTTTTCTGCCCTGGCTCTTGCCCTCCGCCAAAGTGGTATCCAG AGGATCTTATTTGAGGTGcagtctctttttcttcttctaatatgtatgtatttatgtacTCTTTGCATG GTTTGGCTGATTGGGGATGGAGTAGCAGACAAAGAACAGCTCAAGGCACCTAAAGGAACATTATTCATTCCCTTCTCACAATTTCCTCCAAAGAGAATGCGCAATGATTGCTTCTATCATCACACACCGGCAATGCTGGCTCCTAAATCTTTTCAGAACATCACGACTCTTGTGAGGTGA